The genomic DNA CCGATCACTCCGAACAGGAATCGCGCGCCGCTCGTGGCCGCCGCGCCCTCCTCGACGGTGCCGAGCTCGGGCGCCCACGACCGGCCGAGCACAGCCCCACCGACCCCGGCGAGCACGGACAGCACGAACGCCACGACCCAGTAGAGGATCGCGACGGGGCGGCGCCACAGATGCTGCATGCCCCCATAATGACGGCTCGCCCCGACGTTCGCGATTCGTCCCGCGATTCAGCCCTCTGGGCTCATCGAGGGCCGCCCACCTGCCGGGCGCATGATGGACGCATGGCTGATCAGATGCGGACCGAGCACGACTCGATGGGCGAGGTCGAAGTACCCGCCGACGCGCTGTACGGCGCCCAGACGGCTCGTGCGGTCGAGAACTTCCCGATCTCCGGCGAACGGGTGCCCCGGGCCGTGGTCCACGCGCTCGCGCGGCTCAAGGCGGCTGCTGCGCAGGTCAACGCCGACCTCGGAGTCCTCGACCGTGAGCGGGCCGACGCGATCACGTCCGCCGCGACCGAGGTCGCCGACGGGCAACACGACGAGCACTTCCCGATCGACGTGTTCCAGACGGGGTCGGGCACCTCGACCAACATGAACGTCAACGAGGTCGTCGCGCGGCTCGCACACCTCGCCGGTGTCGAGGTGCACCCCAACGACCACGTCAACGCCGGCCAGTCCAGCAACGACACGTTCCCGAGCGCGATCCGACTGGCGGCCGCGCTGGCGCTTGCGGAGCAGCTCGACCCCGCGCTCGCGACGCTGCAGACGTCGCTCACCGGTCGCGCCGAGGCGTTCGCCGACGTCGTGAAGTCCGGCCGTACCCACCTGATGGACGCCGTCCCGGTCACCCTGGGTCAGGAGTTCGGCGGCTATGCGCGGCAGATCGAGCTGAGCCGCGCGCGGATCGCCGAGGCGGCGGCGTACGTGCACGAGCTCCCGCTGGGCGGTACGGCAGCGGGCACCGGCCTCAACGCACGCCCCGGGTTCGCCGCTGCGGTGATCGAACGGGTCGCCCAGGACACCGGCCTGCAGCTGCGCGAGGCGAGTGACCACTTCGAGGCGCAGTCGACCCAGGACGCTGTCGTCGCGCTGTCCGGCGCACTGCGCACGCTCGCGGTGTCGCTGACCAAGATCTGCAACGACCTGCGCTGGATGGGCTCCGGCCCACGCGCAGGCCTCGCCGAGATCCACCTGCCCGACCTGCAGCCGGGGTCGAGCATCATGCCGGGCAAGGTCAACCCGGTCCTTCCGGAGGCGACGCTCATGGTGTGCGCGCAGGTCATCGGTCACGACGCGACCATCACGGCGGCCGGTGCGAGCGGCGCGTTCGAGCTCAACGTCATGCTGCCCGTGATCGGTCGCGCTGTGATGGAGCAGATCACCTTCCTCGCCGGAGCGGCCCGCACCCTCGCGACGCGCTGCGTCGACGGCATCACCGCCGATGAGGAGCGCTGCCGCACGTACGCCGAGTCCTCACCCTCGATCGTCACACCGCTGAACTCCGCGATCGGGTACGAGGCCGCGGCCGCGGTCGCGAAGCAGGCGCTGAAGGAGGGCCGCACGATCCGCGAGGTCGTGATCGACCGCGGCCACGTCGCGTCCGGTGAGCTGACCGAGGCCCAGCTCGACGCGGCGCTCGACGTCCTGGCGATGGCGCGGCCGGCCCGGGACTGACCGCCCCTCACACATGACGGCGGCCCGCCGCCCTCAGGGGAGACGGGCCGCCGACGCCATGATGGAGCGATCACACTCCGGTCGAGGAAAGCGCGGAGAACCTCAGTACCAGTTCACGTCGACCGAGTGACCCCATGCGGAGCAGGGGGTGCCGTAGCGCTCCTTGATGTAGCCCAGGCCCCACTCGATCTGCGTGGCGGGGTTGGTACGCCAGTCGTCACCGGCCGAGGCCATCCGGCTGCCGGGCAGCGCCTGCGGGATGCCGTACGCGCTGGAGCTCGGGTTGTCGGCGGAGGTGCTCCAGCCGCTCTCCTTGGTCCACAGCTTGTCGAGGCAGCTGAACTGGCTGGAGCTCCAGCCGTAGGAGGAGAGCATGGAACGGGCGATGCTGCGCGGGTCGCCGTGGCGGACACGCTCGACCGTGCGCTCGACGGCGCGGGAAGCGCGCTCGACGATCTTGGGCTTGGGCTTGGGTGCGACCTTGGCTGCCACCATGTCCTGCGCCTGACTGGTGCGGCTGCTCACCATGCTGCGCAGAGCGCTCACGCTGGCCTGGTTGGCCGAGGCCTGCAGACGCTTGGAGTCGGCGATGCGCTTGGCGAGCAGGCTCTTGTCACGCGCGGTGACGGCCGAACGCGACCGCGAGGCGCTCTGCTTGGAGGCGAGCACGCTCGAGCGGTCGAAGCTCTGGTAGGCCTGCGCCTTGGGAGCCGAGGAGAGTCCGTCGACCCCGGTCATGCTGCCGGCCGCGCTGGCGGGCTCCAGATCGGTGGCCGAGGCGTAGCCGGCTGCCGAGACGGCGAGCGCGGAGAGTGTTGCGGTGGCCGCGACCGCGGGTCGACGCAGTGTGGCCTGCCGAGGGGCGCGATGCCGTCCGACGGGTGAAGACATACCGGGGGACCTCCTGAGCTCGGTCATGGCGCTGTGGAGCCACGCCCGAACAGGGTGAGCAGTGATGCAACGGGGGATGCTGGCCGGCAGCCTTGGGGGACGCTGCAGACCGGCGCAAGCGCCTCGTCGCGGGGAACTACTTCGGTCCCTCTGGCGAGACGCCAGGAAAGGTCTACCGGTTGTGGACGGGCGCGTGGCGCGTTAGCCGCGACGCCGTTACCAAACCGTGACCAGCGCCAATACTGTGCAGTACCCCGTGCAGATCGTCCAATCCGATGCGGTATGAGACGGCGCCCTGCACCTCTGGTGACAGAGGTGCAGGGCGCCGTGATCAGGCGGTGGCGGTCAGACCTCGCCGCCCTCCAGCAGGTCGGTCACCAGGGCGGCGATCGGGCTGCGCTCGGAGCGGTGCAGGGTGACGTGCCCGAACAACGGGTGGCCCTTGAGCTTCTCGATCACGGCGGCCACGCCGTCGTGCCGGCCGACCCGCAGGTTGTCGCGCTGGGCGACGTCGTGGGTGAGCACGACCCGCGAGTTCTGACCGATGCGCGACAGCACGGTCAGCAGCACGTTGCGCTCGAGCGACTGTGCCTCGTCGACGATCACGAACGCGTCGTGCAGCGACCGGCCACGGATGTGCGTCAGCGGCAGGACCTCGAGCAGCTCACGGTCGACGACCTCCTCGACCACCTCGCGCGAGACGACGGCGTTGAGGGTGTCGAACACCGCCTGCGCCCACGGCCCCATCTTGTCGTTCTCGCTGCCGGGGAGGTAGCCGAGCTCCTGGCCGCCGACGGCGTACAGCGGACGGAACACCAGCACCTTGCGGTGCTGACGCCGCTCCATGACCGCCTCCAGGCCGGCGCACAGCGCGAGCGCCGACTTGCCGGTGCCGGCGCGGCCACCGAGGCTGACGATGCCGACGTCGGGGTCGAGCAGCATGTCGAGAGCGATGCGCTGCTCGGCGCTGCGCCCGTGCAGCCCGAACGCGTCACGGTCGCCGCGGACGAGGCGGACGGACTTGTCGGCCATGACCCGGCCGAGGGCGCTGCCGTTCGGGCCGAGCAGCACCGTGCCGGTGTTGCACGGCAGCTCGGCGGCCGCGTCGTGCTCGAGCCGCGCCTCGTCGTACAGCGTCGACATCTGCGCGTCGTCGACCTCCAGCTCGGCGATGCCCGTCCAGCCCGACTCGACCGCGAGCTCGGCGCGGTACTCCTCGGCGTGCAGGCCGACCGCGGACGCCTTGACCCGCATCGGCAGGTCCTTGCTGACCACCGTGACGTCGCGGCCCTCGTTGGCCAGGTTGCGCGAGACCGCCAGGATCCTCGTGTCGTTGTCGCCCAGCCGGAAGCCGGCGGGCAGCGACTCGGGGTCGGTGTGGTTGAGCTCGACCCGGAGCGTCCCTCCCTCGTCACCGATCGGCACCGCGTCGTCGAGGCGACCGTGCGTGACGCGCAGGTCGTCCAGCGTGCGCAGGGCCTGCCGGGCGAAGTAGCCCAGCTCGGGGTGGTGCCGCTTGGCCTCCAGCTCGGTGACCACGACGACCGGCAGCACGACCTCGTGCTCGGCGAAGCGGTTCATCGCGCGGGGGTCGGACAGGAGCACCGAGGTGTCGAGCACGTACGTGCGGTTGCCGGCCGGGGCGGATTTCGCCTTGGCTCGGGCGCGCGGCTGCGAGGACGAGGAACGGGAGGACTGACGGGCAGATGCCATGGTCGATCTCCTTGCCGCAACAGCGTTGCCGCTGTGCGGACCTACTCTCGGACGAGGTGCCGGGACCGGGCCGACCGCGGACGGTGGAGCCGGTGCCGGCCCTCCGTCCGGAGCAACGATCGCTCCATGTGGTGGGCCTCCCGAACGCGGTGACGGGTGCCTCCGCGCTACGGCGACGGTACGACGGCGGACCGACAATGGGGAGCACTCGAGGCCGCGCGCCGCGGAAGTTGCGTTCGCGTTTGCCGCCCGTTCAGACTCGCCGGCACCACGCGTCACACCCGTCACAGCAACGGCGCGTACGCCGAAGCCCGGGCCCCGGCGTACGCGTCAGTGCCGAACCGTCAGTGCTCCAGGACGGCGCGCAGGAAGCGCTGGGTGCGCTCGTGCTGGGGTGCCTTGAGCACCTGAGCGGGCGGCCCCTGCTCGACCACCGAGCCGGAGTCGAACATCACGACCTGGTCGGAGATCTCCTCGGCGAACCGCATCTCGTGCGTGACCATCAGCATGGTCATGTCCGACCGGTGCGCGAGGTCGCGGATGACCGCGAGCACGTCGCCGATCAGCTCGGGGTCGAGGGCGGAGGTGGGCTCGTCGAACAGCAGCACGCGCGGCTTCATCGCCAGGGCGCGTGCGATCGCGACCCGCTGCTGCTGACCGCCCGAGAGCTTCGGAGGCTTCTTGTCGACGTGGTCGGCGAGGCCGACCACGTCGAGCAGCTCCAGGGCCTCGGAGCGGGCCTGCTCCTTGGGCACCTTCGCGACCTTGACCGGCGCCTCCATGACGTTGGCCAGCGCGGTCATGTGGGGGAACAGGTTGAACGACTGGAAGACCATCCCGATGTCACGACGGGCAGCACGGGTCTCGCCGGTCTCCTTGGCCTTGCCACCCTGCGGCACGTCCCACAACGTCCGGCCCCCGACGCGGACAACGCCCTCGCCAGGTGTCTCGAGGGTCATCAGGATGCGCAGGATGGTGGTCTTGCCCGAGCCGGACGGCCCGATGATCGAGACCTTCTCGCCGGGCTGCACCTGGAAGTCGAGCGAGCGCAGCACGTGGTTGTCGCCCCACGACTTGCTGACGCCCTCGAAGGTGATCATCGGCTCTCCGGCCGGCAGTCCGCCGCTTCCCGCGGTCGGTGTGTCAGGCGTTGACGGCAAAGCGACGCTCCATCACTCGGAAGAAGATGCTGGCGGGGATGCTGATGACCAGGTAGAGCAGGCCGGCCAGCACCATGGGCTCGACGAACCGATAGCTGTCCTGGCCGAAGATGTTGGCCGAGTTCAGCAGCTCGACCACACCGATGCCGAGCAGCACGGCGGAGTCCTTGAACATCTGCACCAGGTAGTTGCCGAGGATCGGGATGACCCGGCGGATCGCCTGCGGCAGCACGATGCGGCCCCAGGTCGTCGCGCTCGGCAGGCTGAGCGCCGTCGCGGCCTCCCACTGGCCGACCGGGACGTCCTCGATCCCCGCGCGGTAGACCTCGGCGCAGTAGGCGCTGTAGTTGACGCCCAGCACGACGACGCCGGCCTGGAACAGGCTCAGGCTGATGCTGCCGGGCAGCTTGGGCAGCACGAAGTAGACGAAGATCGCCTGCACCAGCAACGGCGTACCGCGGATGAACAGCACGTAGAAGCTGAACAGGTGCGAGAGCACCGGGACCTTCGACCGGCGTACGACGGCCACCACCAGTCCCAGCACTGCCGCGAGCACGAACCCGAGCAGGCTGATCTCGACCGTGAGCCTCAGACCCTGGAGCAGCATGGGCAGCGCGTCGGCGGCGAAGTCGTTGTCCCACTGGAACTCGGACGGGATCATCACGATCACACCCCCGGCCCGGCACTTGTACGCAGGAACCTGCTGTTGAACAGCCGACTCCCGGAGTCGACGGCGAAGCGGCGTTCGATCAACCACATGAGCCCGGCGACGATCATTGCCAGCACGAAGTAGAAGACCAGCAAAGCGGTGAAGATCGCGACGGTGTGACCTTCGGACTTCCAGACCTGCTGGGTCT from Luteipulveratus halotolerans includes the following:
- a CDS encoding class II fumarate hydratase codes for the protein MADQMRTEHDSMGEVEVPADALYGAQTARAVENFPISGERVPRAVVHALARLKAAAAQVNADLGVLDRERADAITSAATEVADGQHDEHFPIDVFQTGSGTSTNMNVNEVVARLAHLAGVEVHPNDHVNAGQSSNDTFPSAIRLAAALALAEQLDPALATLQTSLTGRAEAFADVVKSGRTHLMDAVPVTLGQEFGGYARQIELSRARIAEAAAYVHELPLGGTAAGTGLNARPGFAAAVIERVAQDTGLQLREASDHFEAQSTQDAVVALSGALRTLAVSLTKICNDLRWMGSGPRAGLAEIHLPDLQPGSSIMPGKVNPVLPEATLMVCAQVIGHDATITAAGASGAFELNVMLPVIGRAVMEQITFLAGAARTLATRCVDGITADEERCRTYAESSPSIVTPLNSAIGYEAAAAVAKQALKEGRTIREVVIDRGHVASGELTEAQLDAALDVLAMARPARD
- a CDS encoding aggregation-promoting factor C-terminal-like domain-containing protein, with protein sequence MSSPVGRHRAPRQATLRRPAVAATATLSALAVSAAGYASATDLEPASAAGSMTGVDGLSSAPKAQAYQSFDRSSVLASKQSASRSRSAVTARDKSLLAKRIADSKRLQASANQASVSALRSMVSSRTSQAQDMVAAKVAPKPKPKIVERASRAVERTVERVRHGDPRSIARSMLSSYGWSSSQFSCLDKLWTKESGWSTSADNPSSSAYGIPQALPGSRMASAGDDWRTNPATQIEWGLGYIKERYGTPCSAWGHSVDVNWY
- a CDS encoding PhoH family protein encodes the protein MNRFAEHEVVLPVVVVTELEAKRHHPELGYFARQALRTLDDLRVTHGRLDDAVPIGDEGGTLRVELNHTDPESLPAGFRLGDNDTRILAVSRNLANEGRDVTVVSKDLPMRVKASAVGLHAEEYRAELAVESGWTGIAELEVDDAQMSTLYDEARLEHDAAAELPCNTGTVLLGPNGSALGRVMADKSVRLVRGDRDAFGLHGRSAEQRIALDMLLDPDVGIVSLGGRAGTGKSALALCAGLEAVMERRQHRKVLVFRPLYAVGGQELGYLPGSENDKMGPWAQAVFDTLNAVVSREVVEEVVDRELLEVLPLTHIRGRSLHDAFVIVDEAQSLERNVLLTVLSRIGQNSRVVLTHDVAQRDNLRVGRHDGVAAVIEKLKGHPLFGHVTLHRSERSPIAALVTDLLEGGEV
- a CDS encoding amino acid ABC transporter ATP-binding protein — translated: MITFEGVSKSWGDNHVLRSLDFQVQPGEKVSIIGPSGSGKTTILRILMTLETPGEGVVRVGGRTLWDVPQGGKAKETGETRAARRDIGMVFQSFNLFPHMTALANVMEAPVKVAKVPKEQARSEALELLDVVGLADHVDKKPPKLSGGQQQRVAIARALAMKPRVLLFDEPTSALDPELIGDVLAVIRDLAHRSDMTMLMVTHEMRFAEEISDQVVMFDSGSVVEQGPPAQVLKAPQHERTQRFLRAVLEH
- the ehuD gene encoding ectoine/hydroxyectoine ABC transporter permease subunit EhuD, with amino-acid sequence MIPSEFQWDNDFAADALPMLLQGLRLTVEISLLGFVLAAVLGLVVAVVRRSKVPVLSHLFSFYVLFIRGTPLLVQAIFVYFVLPKLPGSISLSLFQAGVVVLGVNYSAYCAEVYRAGIEDVPVGQWEAATALSLPSATTWGRIVLPQAIRRVIPILGNYLVQMFKDSAVLLGIGVVELLNSANIFGQDSYRFVEPMVLAGLLYLVISIPASIFFRVMERRFAVNA